The Actinocatenispora sera genome has a window encoding:
- a CDS encoding nucleotidyltransferase domain-containing protein, with translation MARNVADDRAGHPALVPGHDRRAGPVRDSVPTLAAGCDISGRLGGPSRSPPNRPATRLYPVRPPHSLPLERHREEKPMHVLLSGVVGSTAYGLAGPGSDIDRLGVFAVPTVELHGLRRPTESVVTTAPDVTMHEAAKWCRLALNANPTATELLWLPAELYEVRTELGERLIAIRAAFLSAPRVRDAYLGYATRRLRALSGAGPVPAADRGRVRRREAKHARHLARPVAQGEELYRTGTVRIRLADPAGVRAFGERVADGDRAAARRLVDRARETLDTARSALPDRPDEPAVERWLRSVRAARWTEGVA, from the coding sequence GTGGCCCGGAATGTCGCCGACGACAGGGCCGGCCACCCGGCGCTCGTGCCGGGGCACGACCGTCGCGCCGGACCGGTGCGGGATTCGGTACCGACGCTAGCCGCCGGGTGTGACATTTCCGGCCGACTGGGTGGGCCGTCCCGGTCTCCACCGAACCGCCCGGCAACCCGGTTGTACCCGGTCCGGCCGCCGCATAGCCTGCCGCTCGAACGGCACCGGGAGGAGAAGCCGATGCACGTGCTGCTGTCCGGTGTGGTCGGCTCCACCGCGTACGGCCTGGCCGGCCCCGGCTCCGACATCGACCGGCTCGGCGTCTTCGCGGTACCGACGGTCGAACTGCACGGCCTGCGCCGGCCGACCGAGTCGGTGGTGACCACGGCGCCGGACGTGACGATGCACGAGGCGGCGAAGTGGTGCCGGCTGGCGCTGAACGCCAACCCGACCGCCACCGAACTGCTCTGGCTGCCCGCCGAGCTGTACGAGGTGCGCACCGAGCTGGGCGAGCGGCTGATCGCGATCCGCGCCGCGTTCCTGTCCGCGCCGCGGGTGCGCGATGCGTACCTGGGCTATGCGACCCGCCGGCTGCGGGCGCTGTCCGGTGCCGGCCCGGTGCCGGCCGCCGACCGCGGGCGGGTGCGGCGCCGCGAGGCCAAGCACGCCCGGCACCTGGCCCGGCCGGTGGCGCAGGGCGAGGAGTTGTACCGGACCGGTACCGTGCGGATCCGGCTGGCCGACCCGGCCGGGGTCCGGGCCTTCGGCGAGCGGGTGGCCGACGGCGACCGTGCCGCGGCGCGGCGGCTCGTCGACCGGGCCCGCGAGACGCTGGACACCGCGCGCAGCGCGCTACCGGACCGGCCGGACGAGCCGGCGGTGGAGCGCTGGCTGCGATCGGTGCGGGCGGCACGATGGACGGAGGGCGTGGCGTGA
- a CDS encoding SMP-30/gluconolactonase/LRE family protein: MVEQLGAPVAGHGEGPCWDPAAGLVRWVDLERGDLLATPPGGGPVTRHHVGTVTAALRPRAAGGLVVAVERGFALLDAPDAQPRPLPELWTDPTVRMNDGGCDPAGRFYCGSMGYDSRPGAGALHRLDPDGSTHTVLTGVTISNGLAFTPDGATAYYVDTATGRIDAFDAHDGALSHRRPLATVPPGDGAPDGLTLDAQGHLWVALWGGGAIRRYSPAGELEEHVAVPVRHVTACTFGGADLATLYITTSTVDATDDEHRYAGALFTHRPAVGGLPPLPYAG, from the coding sequence ATGGTGGAGCAGCTCGGTGCACCGGTGGCCGGACACGGCGAGGGTCCGTGCTGGGACCCGGCGGCCGGCCTGGTGCGCTGGGTCGACCTGGAGCGGGGCGACCTGCTCGCGACGCCGCCCGGCGGCGGCCCGGTCACCCGGCACCACGTCGGTACCGTCACCGCCGCGCTGCGCCCGCGCGCCGCCGGCGGCCTGGTGGTCGCGGTGGAACGCGGCTTCGCCCTGCTGGACGCGCCGGACGCGCAGCCCCGGCCGCTGCCGGAGCTGTGGACCGACCCGACGGTACGAATGAACGACGGCGGCTGCGACCCCGCCGGCCGGTTCTACTGCGGCTCGATGGGCTACGACAGCCGGCCCGGCGCCGGCGCGCTGCACCGGCTCGACCCGGACGGCAGCACGCACACCGTGCTGACCGGTGTCACCATCTCCAACGGGCTGGCGTTCACCCCGGACGGCGCCACCGCCTACTACGTCGACACGGCGACCGGCCGGATCGACGCCTTCGACGCGCACGACGGCGCGCTCTCGCACCGGCGACCGCTGGCGACCGTACCGCCCGGCGACGGCGCACCGGACGGGCTCACCCTCGACGCGCAGGGGCACCTGTGGGTGGCGCTGTGGGGCGGCGGCGCGATCCGCCGTTACTCCCCCGCCGGCGAGCTGGAGGAGCACGTTGCGGTACCGGTCCGGCACGTCACCGCGTGCACCTTCGGCGGCGCCGACCTTGCCACCCTCTACATCACCACCTCGACCGTGGACGCCACCGACGACGAGCACCGGTACGCCGGCGCGCTGTTCACCCACCGCCCCGCCGTCGGCGGCCTGCCACCCCTCCCGTACGCGGGCTGA
- a CDS encoding GNAT family N-acetyltransferase — MTQIRAAEAGDVGALAEIQVAAGAAFRTVGLGWIADNPVPTDEQYLGYVRDGRAFVLADGAVPVGFVLVDLVDGAAHVEQLSVAPSHARRGLGARLIDHVDGWAAARRLPALTLCTFRDVPWNAPYYARLGFVEIGTPGPGLAALLRAEAAFGLDPATRVAMRRPVRPA, encoded by the coding sequence ATGACGCAGATCAGGGCAGCGGAGGCGGGCGACGTCGGTGCCCTCGCGGAGATCCAGGTCGCCGCGGGCGCGGCGTTTCGTACCGTCGGGCTGGGCTGGATCGCCGACAACCCGGTGCCGACCGACGAGCAGTACCTGGGGTACGTCCGGGACGGCCGCGCGTTCGTCCTCGCCGACGGCGCGGTACCGGTCGGGTTCGTGCTCGTGGACCTGGTCGACGGCGCGGCGCACGTCGAGCAGCTCAGCGTCGCCCCGAGCCACGCCCGGCGCGGGCTCGGCGCCCGGCTGATCGATCACGTGGACGGGTGGGCAGCCGCCCGTCGCCTGCCCGCGCTGACCCTGTGCACCTTCCGCGACGTGCCGTGGAACGCGCCGTACTACGCCCGGCTCGGCTTCGTCGAGATCGGCACGCCCGGTCCCGGCCTCGCGGCGCTGTTGCGCGCCGAGGCGGCCTTCGGCCTCGATCCGGCGACCCGGGTCGCGATGCGCCGCCCGGTCCGCCCGGCCTGA
- a CDS encoding endonuclease/exonuclease/phosphatase family protein, giving the protein MRVVRGGLWLLTLVVLAWAAVRVAGVLPPWPGVAVLALTPWSVLAAAVTCVLALLARAVWGGLVAAVAMLALVAMVFPRVWGSGEERAGHQLRVMTVNLRLGEADAADVVRQVDAGRVDVLALQEYTAAAQQRLARAGLDRRLPHHVTDPEPYAAGSALYSRFPLSGERTPTGIGGFVQASATVTLPGGDRIALRSVHPCSPYTADHQSCWSRGIAAEPAATPHGVRRVLLGDFNATLDHPPLRRLIGTGYRDAADVTGSGLRPTWPDDPFPAVTLDHVLADRRLAVHAYQVRRVAGTDHRAVLATLIVT; this is encoded by the coding sequence GTGCGGGTGGTACGGGGCGGGTTGTGGCTGCTGACGCTCGTCGTGCTGGCGTGGGCGGCGGTGCGGGTCGCCGGGGTGCTGCCGCCGTGGCCGGGTGTCGCGGTGCTGGCGCTGACGCCGTGGTCGGTGCTCGCTGCCGCGGTGACCTGCGTGCTCGCCCTGCTCGCGCGGGCCGTGTGGGGCGGGCTGGTGGCCGCGGTGGCGATGCTGGCGCTGGTCGCGATGGTGTTCCCGCGGGTGTGGGGATCCGGCGAGGAGCGCGCCGGCCATCAGCTGCGGGTGATGACGGTGAACCTGCGACTCGGCGAGGCAGATGCCGCCGACGTGGTACGGCAGGTCGACGCGGGAAGGGTCGACGTGCTGGCGCTGCAGGAGTACACGGCGGCCGCGCAGCAGCGGCTGGCCCGGGCCGGGCTCGACCGGCGGCTGCCGCACCACGTCACCGATCCCGAGCCGTACGCCGCGGGTTCGGCGCTGTACTCCCGGTTTCCGCTCTCGGGCGAGCGGACGCCGACCGGGATCGGCGGGTTCGTGCAGGCGTCGGCGACGGTGACGTTGCCCGGCGGTGACCGGATCGCGCTGCGTTCGGTGCATCCGTGCTCGCCGTACACCGCCGACCACCAGAGCTGCTGGTCCCGGGGTATCGCGGCGGAACCCGCGGCGACCCCGCACGGCGTGCGGCGGGTACTGCTCGGCGACTTCAACGCCACGCTGGACCACCCGCCGCTGCGCCGGTTGATCGGTACCGGCTACCGCGACGCGGCGGACGTCACCGGCTCCGGGCTGCGGCCGACCTGGCCGGACGACCCGTTCCCGGCGGTCACCCTCGACCACGTGCTGGCCGACCGCCGCCTTGCCGTGCACGCGTACCAGGTGCGCCGGGTCGCCGGCACCGACCACCGCGCGGTGCTCGCCACCCTCATCGTCACCTGA
- a CDS encoding peroxiredoxin yields MPIEVGAQAPDFTLKNQNNQDVALSDFRGDKNVLLVFYPLTFTGVCQGELCELQENLTQYQTDDAQVLAVSVDSPYAHKVWADREGYDFPILADFWPHGAVATAYGVFNDAAGIANRGTFLIDKQGVVRFAEMNLPGDARDQTAWRKALVEVA; encoded by the coding sequence ATGCCGATCGAGGTGGGCGCGCAGGCGCCGGATTTCACGCTGAAGAACCAGAACAACCAGGACGTGGCGCTGTCGGACTTCCGCGGCGACAAGAACGTCCTGCTGGTGTTCTACCCGCTGACGTTCACCGGCGTCTGCCAGGGTGAGCTGTGCGAGCTGCAGGAGAACCTGACGCAGTACCAGACCGACGACGCGCAGGTGCTCGCGGTCAGCGTCGACTCGCCGTACGCGCACAAGGTGTGGGCCGACCGGGAGGGCTACGACTTCCCGATCCTCGCCGACTTCTGGCCGCACGGCGCCGTGGCCACCGCGTACGGGGTGTTCAACGACGCGGCCGGCATCGCCAACCGTGGCACGTTCCTGATCGACAAGCAGGGCGTGGTGCGCTTCGCCGAGATGAACCTGCCCGGCGACGCCCGCGACCAGACGGCCTGGCGCAAGGCCCTGGTCGAGGTTGCCTGA
- a CDS encoding DUF3052 domain-containing protein, with the protein MSATAGQADGVTNVAERLGIEPSSIVTEIGYDEDVDEQLREAVIDRCGEIVDEDTDEVVDVVLLWWREDDGDLVETLMDARSPLADTGMIWLLTPKPGRDGHVEPSEISEAVRTVGFQQTSNINAARDWSGARLVTPKAGRGKR; encoded by the coding sequence GTGAGCGCGACGGCTGGTCAGGCCGACGGCGTGACGAACGTGGCGGAACGGCTCGGGATCGAGCCGAGCAGCATCGTCACGGAGATCGGCTATGACGAGGACGTCGATGAACAACTCCGCGAGGCGGTCATCGACCGTTGTGGGGAGATCGTCGATGAGGACACCGACGAGGTCGTCGACGTGGTCCTGCTGTGGTGGCGGGAGGACGACGGCGACCTGGTCGAAACCCTGATGGACGCCCGGAGCCCACTGGCCGACACCGGGATGATCTGGCTCCTGACCCCGAAGCCGGGGCGGGACGGCCATGTCGAGCCCAGCGAGATCTCCGAGGCCGTGCGCACGGTCGGGTTCCAGCAGACCAGCAACATCAACGCGGCGCGGGACTGGTCCGGCGCCCGGCTGGTCACGCCGAAGGCGGGTCGCGGCAAGCGCTGA
- a CDS encoding secondary thiamine-phosphate synthase enzyme YjbQ produces MYSQEITVRTGDSPTVADLTDSAQRFLAGAGRVDGLLHVFVPHATAGVAILETGAGSDDDLLAALDELLPRDDRWRHRHGSPGHGRDHVLPALVPPYATVPVLDGRLALGTWQSICLVDTNIDNPVRTVRFSLLPA; encoded by the coding sequence ATGTACTCCCAGGAGATCACCGTCCGCACCGGGGACAGCCCCACCGTCGCCGACCTGACCGATTCCGCGCAGCGATTCCTGGCCGGTGCCGGGCGTGTCGACGGGTTGCTGCACGTGTTCGTCCCGCATGCCACCGCCGGCGTGGCGATCCTGGAGACCGGCGCCGGCTCCGACGACGACCTGCTCGCCGCCCTCGACGAGTTGCTGCCCCGCGACGACCGCTGGCGGCACCGGCACGGCAGCCCCGGCCACGGCCGCGACCACGTACTACCCGCGCTCGTTCCCCCGTACGCGACGGTCCCGGTGCTGGACGGCCGGCTCGCGCTCGGCACCTGGCAGTCGATCTGCCTGGTCGACACCAACATCGACAACCCGGTCCGTACCGTACGGTTCTCCCTGCTGCCCGCCTGA
- the aceE gene encoding pyruvate dehydrogenase (acetyl-transferring), homodimeric type, producing the protein MATERKRPVISDGLPSQIPDIDPEETTEWVESLDAVVDNRGRQRARYVMLRMLERARERQVGVPALTSTDYINTISPEQEPWFPGDEYIERRIRAYIRWNAAIQVHRAQRPGVEVGGHISTYASAASLYEVGFNHFFRGKNHPGGGDQVYFQGHASPGMYARAFLEGRLSERQLDGFRQEFSSPGGGLPSYPHPRLLPDFWEFPTVSMGLGPLGAIYQARFNRYLHNRGLRDTSQQRVWAFLGDGEMDEPETLGALTLAAREELDNLTFVVNCNLQRLDGPVRGNGKIIQEMESLFRGAGWNVIKVIWGREWDPLLAADADGALVNLMNSTPDGDYQTYKAEDGAYVREHFFGRDPRTRKMVENYTDDEIWNLKRGGHDYRKLYAAYRAATSHTGQPTVILAKTIKGWTLGSHFEARNATHQMKKLKADDLKSFRDRLYLDIPDSALDPVLPPYFHPGEDSDEWQYMMERRKQLGGPLPERRHPVIAMPQPKPERYDMFAAGSGKQKVATTMAIVRLFKELMKDKEFGAHVVPIIPDEARTFGMDSLFPTAKIYSPHGQTYTPVDRELFLAYREATNGQILHEGITEAGSVASFTAAGTSYATHGVPMIPLYIFYSMFGFQRTGDGFWAASDQMARGFVLGATAGRTTLNGEGLQHQDGQSPLLAYANPAVVGYDPAFAYEIAHLVKDGLRRMYGEHPEDVYYYFTVYNEPIVQPAQPENLDVDGLLRGMYRYSQGAGDGPKVQLLASGVAMPWALRAQQLLADDWGVSADVWSVTSWTELRRDADRVEEQNLLHPEREAATPYVTTKLAGAAGPAVAVSDFMRAVPDLISRYVPTDFTALGTDGFGHSDTRGALRRHYHVDAESIAVAALRQLARRGEVDAQVPAQAFKKYQLDDVNAAPQAEAGGDS; encoded by the coding sequence GTGGCCACGGAACGCAAGCGCCCGGTGATCAGCGACGGGCTCCCGAGCCAGATTCCGGACATCGACCCGGAGGAAACCACCGAATGGGTCGAGTCGCTGGACGCGGTCGTGGACAACCGCGGCCGGCAGCGTGCGCGCTACGTGATGCTGCGCATGTTGGAGCGGGCTCGGGAGCGCCAGGTGGGTGTTCCCGCGCTGACCAGCACCGACTACATCAACACGATCTCGCCGGAGCAGGAGCCCTGGTTCCCGGGTGACGAGTACATCGAGCGGCGGATCCGGGCGTACATCCGGTGGAACGCGGCGATCCAGGTGCACCGGGCGCAGCGGCCGGGTGTCGAGGTCGGCGGGCACATCTCCACCTACGCCTCGGCGGCCAGCCTGTACGAGGTGGGGTTCAACCACTTCTTCCGCGGCAAGAACCACCCGGGTGGCGGCGACCAGGTCTACTTCCAGGGGCACGCCTCCCCGGGGATGTACGCGCGGGCGTTCCTGGAGGGCCGGCTGAGCGAGCGGCAGCTGGACGGGTTCCGGCAGGAGTTCAGCAGCCCGGGCGGCGGGCTGCCGTCCTACCCGCACCCCCGACTGCTGCCCGACTTCTGGGAGTTCCCGACCGTCTCGATGGGTCTGGGCCCGTTGGGGGCGATCTACCAGGCGCGGTTCAACCGGTACCTGCACAACCGGGGCCTCAGGGACACCAGCCAGCAGCGGGTGTGGGCGTTCCTCGGCGACGGGGAGATGGACGAGCCGGAGACGCTCGGCGCGCTCACCCTCGCCGCCCGGGAGGAGCTGGACAACCTGACCTTCGTGGTCAACTGCAACCTGCAGCGCCTCGACGGTCCGGTGCGCGGCAACGGCAAGATCATCCAGGAGATGGAGAGCCTGTTCCGCGGCGCCGGCTGGAACGTGATCAAGGTGATCTGGGGCCGGGAGTGGGACCCGCTGCTCGCCGCCGACGCGGACGGCGCGCTGGTCAACCTGATGAACTCCACGCCGGACGGTGACTACCAGACCTACAAGGCCGAGGACGGCGCGTACGTCCGGGAGCACTTCTTCGGGCGCGACCCGCGCACCCGCAAGATGGTGGAGAACTACACCGACGACGAGATCTGGAACCTCAAGCGGGGCGGCCACGACTACCGCAAGCTGTACGCGGCGTACCGGGCGGCGACCTCGCACACCGGGCAGCCGACGGTGATCCTGGCCAAGACCATCAAGGGCTGGACGCTGGGCAGCCACTTCGAGGCCCGCAACGCCACCCACCAGATGAAGAAGCTCAAGGCCGACGACCTGAAGAGCTTCCGCGACCGGCTCTACCTCGACATCCCGGACTCGGCGCTGGACCCGGTGCTGCCGCCGTACTTCCACCCCGGCGAGGACTCCGACGAGTGGCAGTACATGATGGAGCGCCGCAAGCAGCTCGGCGGGCCGCTGCCGGAGCGCCGGCACCCGGTGATCGCGATGCCGCAGCCGAAGCCGGAGCGGTACGACATGTTCGCGGCCGGCTCCGGCAAGCAGAAGGTCGCCACCACGATGGCGATCGTGCGGCTGTTCAAGGAGCTGATGAAGGACAAGGAGTTCGGCGCGCACGTGGTGCCGATCATCCCGGACGAGGCGCGCACGTTCGGGATGGACTCGCTGTTTCCGACGGCGAAGATCTACTCGCCGCACGGGCAGACCTACACGCCGGTCGACCGGGAGCTGTTCCTCGCCTACCGGGAGGCGACCAACGGCCAGATCCTGCACGAGGGCATCACCGAGGCCGGCTCGGTCGCCTCGTTCACCGCCGCCGGTACGTCGTACGCGACGCACGGCGTGCCGATGATCCCGCTGTACATCTTCTATTCGATGTTCGGGTTCCAGCGCACCGGCGACGGGTTCTGGGCGGCGTCGGACCAGATGGCGCGCGGGTTCGTGCTCGGCGCGACGGCCGGGCGGACCACGCTCAACGGCGAGGGGCTGCAGCACCAGGACGGCCAGTCGCCGCTGCTGGCGTACGCCAACCCGGCGGTGGTCGGCTACGACCCGGCGTTCGCGTACGAGATCGCGCACCTGGTCAAGGACGGCCTGCGCCGGATGTACGGCGAGCACCCGGAGGACGTCTACTACTACTTCACCGTCTACAACGAGCCGATCGTCCAGCCGGCGCAGCCGGAGAACCTGGACGTGGACGGGCTGCTGCGCGGCATGTACCGGTACTCGCAGGGTGCCGGTGACGGGCCGAAGGTGCAGTTGCTCGCCTCGGGCGTGGCGATGCCGTGGGCCCTGCGGGCGCAGCAGCTGCTCGCCGACGACTGGGGTGTGTCGGCCGACGTGTGGTCGGTGACCTCGTGGACCGAGCTGCGCCGCGACGCCGACCGGGTCGAGGAGCAGAACCTGCTGCATCCCGAGCGGGAGGCGGCCACCCCGTACGTGACGACCAAACTCGCCGGGGCGGCCGGCCCGGCGGTGGCGGTCAGCGATTTCATGCGGGCGGTGCCGGACCTGATCTCGCGGTACGTGCCGACCGACTTCACCGCGCTGGGCACCGACGGGTTCGGCCACTCCGACACCCGCGGCGCGCTGCGCCGGCACTACCACGTCGACGCCGAGTCGATCGCGGTGGCGGCGCTGCGCCAGCTCGCCCGGCGCGGTGAGGTGGATGCGCAGGTACCGGCGCAGGCGTTCAAGAAGTACCAGCTGGACGACGTGAACGCGGCACCGCAGGCCGAGGCCGGCGGCGACAGCTGA
- a CDS encoding NAD-dependent epimerase/dehydratase family protein, producing MQVLVTGGAGFVGSRLIRGLLAEFGDIHIVSVDNYFTGTLANHVDDERVEYLHDSTVNVRKLWADRGGDLDAVFHLGEYSRIPQSFDEPDRVWEYNMYGTKEVVALAQEHGAKLVYAGSSSKFGNGGQDENLNPYAWIKAKNVEYIRNVSDWYGLDYVVTYFYNVYGPGQITDGPYATVIGIFERQYAKGEPLTVVEPGTQTRDFTHVDDIVSGIITCYRHGSGDGYLLGYGKERSLLSVAQMFGAPYVLIPARRGERTQGQADTSKARALGWQPTVDLPDYIARITGEHT from the coding sequence ATGCAGGTGTTGGTGACCGGCGGTGCCGGGTTTGTCGGCAGCCGGCTCATCCGCGGGCTGCTGGCCGAGTTCGGCGACATCCACATCGTGTCGGTGGACAACTACTTCACCGGAACCCTCGCCAACCACGTCGACGACGAGCGGGTCGAGTACCTGCACGACAGTACGGTCAACGTGCGCAAGCTGTGGGCCGACCGGGGCGGCGACCTGGACGCGGTCTTCCACCTGGGTGAGTACTCCCGCATCCCGCAGTCGTTCGACGAGCCGGACCGGGTCTGGGAATACAACATGTACGGCACCAAGGAGGTCGTCGCGCTCGCCCAGGAGCACGGCGCCAAGCTGGTGTACGCGGGCTCCAGCTCGAAGTTCGGCAACGGCGGGCAGGACGAGAACCTCAACCCGTACGCGTGGATCAAGGCCAAGAACGTCGAGTACATCCGCAACGTGTCCGACTGGTACGGCCTGGACTACGTCGTCACCTACTTCTACAACGTGTACGGGCCGGGTCAGATCACCGACGGCCCCTACGCCACGGTGATCGGGATCTTCGAGCGGCAGTACGCCAAGGGCGAGCCGCTGACCGTGGTCGAGCCCGGCACCCAGACCCGCGACTTCACCCACGTCGACGACATCGTCTCGGGCATCATCACCTGCTACCGGCACGGCAGCGGTGACGGCTACCTGCTCGGGTACGGCAAGGAGCGCAGCCTGCTGTCGGTCGCCCAGATGTTCGGTGCACCGTACGTGCTGATCCCGGCCCGGCGCGGGGAGCGCACCCAGGGCCAGGCCGACACCTCCAAGGCCCGCGCGCTGGGCTGGCAGCCCACCGTCGACCTGCCCGACTACATCGCCCGCATCACCGGCGAGCACACCTGA
- a CDS encoding SDR family NAD(P)-dependent oxidoreductase, whose protein sequence is MGELDGLVAVVTGGGSGIGKACAEAFVAAGARVGALDVHPGAPADGVLPVAADVTDGAALDAAMAAVADAFGGIDILVNNAGISSVGTVADNDDAEWHRNLDVNVVGVARATRAALPYLRRSERAAIVNTSSIAATAGLPQRVLYSATKGAVHAMTLAMAADFVADGIRVNCVEPGTVDTPWVARLLARTDDPAGERARLQARQPIGRLVTADEVARAIRYLASPASGSTTATALPVDGGMVGLRLPRA, encoded by the coding sequence ATGGGTGAGTTGGACGGGCTCGTCGCGGTCGTCACCGGCGGCGGCTCCGGCATCGGCAAGGCGTGCGCGGAGGCGTTCGTCGCCGCCGGTGCCCGGGTCGGCGCGCTCGACGTGCACCCCGGTGCACCGGCGGACGGCGTGCTGCCGGTGGCTGCGGACGTGACCGACGGGGCGGCGCTCGACGCGGCGATGGCGGCGGTCGCGGACGCCTTCGGCGGCATCGACATCCTGGTCAACAACGCCGGCATCAGCTCGGTCGGCACCGTCGCGGACAACGACGACGCCGAATGGCACCGCAACCTGGACGTCAACGTGGTCGGGGTGGCCCGCGCCACCCGGGCCGCGCTGCCGTACCTGCGGCGCAGCGAACGCGCCGCGATCGTCAACACGTCCTCGATCGCCGCCACCGCCGGCCTGCCGCAACGCGTGCTGTACTCGGCGACCAAGGGGGCGGTGCACGCGATGACGCTGGCGATGGCCGCCGACTTCGTCGCCGACGGGATCCGGGTCAACTGCGTGGAACCGGGCACCGTGGACACGCCGTGGGTGGCGCGGCTGCTGGCGCGTACCGACGACCCGGCGGGGGAGCGGGCCCGGCTGCAGGCCCGGCAGCCGATCGGCCGGCTGGTCACCGCCGACGAGGTGGCGCGGGCGATCCGCTACCTCGCCTCGCCGGCGTCCGGCTCGACCACCGCGACCGCGCTGCCGGTCGACGGCGGCATGGTCGGCCTCCGCCTGCCCCGCGCCTGA